Proteins encoded by one window of Lutibacter sp. A64:
- a CDS encoding porin family protein, which produces MKRIILVVSILFGGVFYASAQQISDNALGLRLGDNDGFGGEISYQHKLSPENRLEIDMGYRDHSNYNAFKLTGLYQWVWNIDGGFNWYAGFGAGIGSWSYDSDFVNVKDDGMFLNADGNVGIEYNFDVPFLISLDFRPEIGIIGDYGKDTDLDLALSVRYQF; this is translated from the coding sequence ATGAAAAGAATAATTTTAGTGGTATCCATTTTATTTGGAGGAGTTTTTTATGCAAGTGCACAGCAAATTTCTGATAACGCTTTAGGTTTAAGACTTGGAGATAATGATGGTTTTGGAGGAGAAATTTCGTACCAACATAAATTATCTCCCGAAAATAGATTAGAAATTGATATGGGATACAGAGATCATAGTAATTATAATGCTTTTAAACTTACAGGGTTGTATCAGTGGGTTTGGAATATTGATGGTGGCTTTAATTGGTATGCAGGTTTTGGAGCAGGTATTGGGTCTTGGAGTTACGATTCGGATTTTGTAAATGTTAAAGATGATGGAATGTTTTTAAATGCAGATGGAAACGTAGGAATTGAATATAATTTTGATGTTCCTTTTTTAATTTCATTAGATTTTAGACCTGAAATAGGAATTATTGGAGACTATGGTAAAGATACAGATCTAGATTTAGCTTTGTCTGTTAGGTATCAATTTTAA
- a CDS encoding 3-hydroxyacyl-CoA dehydrogenase family protein — MKNIAVIGAGTMGNGIAHVFAQNNYNVHLIDISQKAIDKGILTITKNLDRLLVKDKITETLKTTTLNNITTHTSIIEGVKNVDLVIEAATENLELKLKIFKQLDEAAPEKAILASNTSSISITQIASVTNRQEKVIGMHFMNPVPIMKLVEIIRGYNTSNEVTNTIMKLSESLHKVPVKVNDYPGFVANRILIPMLNEAIETLYNGVAGVYEIDTVLKLGMAHPMGPLQLADFIGLDVCLSILNVMYDGFKNPKYAPCPLLVNMVLAGKLGIKSGEGFYDYSETKKAEKIAKQFI; from the coding sequence ATGAAAAATATTGCAGTAATAGGAGCTGGAACTATGGGCAACGGAATTGCACATGTATTTGCACAAAATAATTATAATGTTCATTTAATTGACATTTCACAAAAAGCAATTGATAAAGGAATTTTAACTATTACTAAAAATTTAGACAGACTTCTAGTAAAAGATAAAATTACCGAAACACTAAAAACAACTACATTAAATAATATTACTACACATACTTCAATTATTGAAGGTGTTAAAAATGTAGATTTAGTAATTGAAGCTGCTACTGAAAATTTAGAATTAAAATTAAAAATATTTAAACAATTAGATGAAGCTGCTCCAGAAAAAGCAATTTTAGCTTCAAATACTTCTTCAATTTCAATAACACAAATTGCTTCAGTTACCAATAGGCAAGAAAAAGTAATAGGAATGCATTTTATGAATCCGGTACCAATTATGAAGTTAGTTGAAATAATTAGAGGATACAATACCTCTAATGAAGTAACTAATACAATTATGAAGCTTTCTGAAAGCTTACATAAAGTACCCGTTAAAGTAAATGATTACCCTGGTTTTGTGGCAAATAGAATTTTAATACCAATGTTAAACGAAGCAATTGAAACATTATACAATGGTGTTGCTGGCGTTTATGAAATTGATACTGTTTTAAAATTAGGTATGGCACACCCAATGGGGCCTCTACAATTAGCAGATTTTATAGGCTTAGATGTTTGCCTTTCTATACTAAATGTAATGTATGATGGTTTTAAAAATCCAAAATATGCACCTTGCCCATTATTAGTAAATATGGTTCTAGCGGGTAAATTAGGTATTAAATCTGGTGAAGGGTTTTACGATTATTCCGAAACCAAAAAGGCCGAAAAAATAGCAAAACAATTTATATAA
- a CDS encoding dicarboxylate/amino acid:cation symporter, whose translation MKKIALHWQIIIGMVLGVVVGLLMTKFEGGEKIIQDWVKPFGEIFINSLKLIAVPLILASLIKGVSDLKDISKLSKMGGKTIGLYLITTVVAVSIGLVLVNIIKPGNSISEQTRSELVENYTNDTVKYKEEANKQKDTGPLQALVNIVPDNIFGAASDNKNMLQIIFFAIFFGIGLILIPEKKSKPVKNFFDGFNEVILKMIDLIMLAAPYGVFALLAALVVESPSVDLFKALIWYAFTVVVGLLLMIVFYNSIVWLVTKKNPSTFLKGISPAQLLAFSTSSSAATLPVTMERVTEHLGVDEEVSSFVLPIGATINMDGTSLYQAVAAVFIAQAFGMDLSLGAQLGIIVTATLASIGSAAVPGAGMVMLVIVLGQAGIPEAGLALIFAIDRPLDMLRTTVNVTGDASVSMLVAKSIGKLHKPKVKEWDDDYPKHKSKK comes from the coding sequence ATGAAAAAAATAGCATTACACTGGCAGATTATTATAGGAATGGTACTTGGGGTTGTAGTTGGATTATTAATGACCAAATTTGAAGGTGGCGAAAAAATAATACAAGATTGGGTAAAACCATTTGGTGAAATATTTATAAATTCATTAAAATTAATTGCAGTTCCCTTAATTTTAGCTTCATTAATAAAAGGTGTTTCCGACCTAAAAGATATATCTAAGTTATCTAAAATGGGAGGAAAAACTATTGGTTTATACCTAATCACTACCGTAGTTGCTGTTTCAATTGGTTTAGTGTTAGTAAATATAATAAAACCAGGTAATTCAATTTCTGAACAAACAAGATCGGAATTAGTTGAAAATTATACAAATGATACTGTAAAATATAAAGAAGAAGCAAACAAACAAAAAGATACAGGACCATTACAAGCTCTTGTAAATATTGTACCAGATAATATTTTTGGAGCAGCTTCAGATAATAAAAATATGTTGCAAATTATCTTTTTTGCAATCTTTTTTGGAATTGGGTTAATCTTAATTCCTGAAAAAAAATCAAAGCCTGTTAAAAACTTCTTTGATGGTTTTAATGAAGTCATATTAAAAATGATTGATTTAATAATGCTTGCAGCACCTTACGGTGTATTTGCTTTATTAGCTGCTTTGGTTGTTGAATCTCCAAGTGTAGATCTATTTAAAGCGTTAATTTGGTATGCTTTTACAGTTGTCGTAGGGTTATTATTAATGATTGTTTTTTATAATTCAATTGTTTGGCTAGTAACTAAAAAGAATCCATCAACATTTTTAAAAGGAATTTCCCCAGCTCAATTGTTAGCATTTTCAACAAGTAGTAGTGCAGCAACCTTGCCGGTAACTATGGAACGAGTTACAGAACATTTAGGAGTAGATGAAGAAGTAAGTAGTTTTGTTTTGCCTATTGGAGCAACAATTAATATGGATGGTACTAGTTTGTACCAAGCTGTAGCTGCTGTGTTTATTGCACAAGCATTTGGAATGGATTTATCTTTAGGTGCTCAATTAGGTATAATTGTAACAGCAACATTAGCAAGTATTGGATCTGCCGCAGTGCCAGGAGCAGGTATGGTAATGTTGGTTATTGTTTTGGGACAAGCAGGAATACCCGAAGCAGGTTTAGCATTAATTTTTGCTATTGATAGGCCGTTAGATATGCTTAGAACTACTGTAAATGTTACCGGAGACGCTTCTGTTTCTATGTTGGTTGCAAAATCAATTGGTAAATTACACAAGCCAAAAGTAAAAGAATGGGATGATGATTATCCAAAGCATAAATCTAAAAAGTAA
- a CDS encoding DUF6787 family protein, producing the protein MESLKKRWGLKSNFQIVVILIVFSINGSFAAYIAKPLTEFIGLDYETTNPWVFWPVRILLIFIIYQITLPLVGFCFGQFKFFWIFFTKKMLVRLGFKRFNED; encoded by the coding sequence ATGGAGAGCTTAAAAAAACGTTGGGGATTAAAATCAAACTTTCAAATAGTAGTAATACTAATTGTTTTTTCTATTAATGGATCTTTTGCTGCGTATATTGCAAAACCTTTAACAGAATTTATTGGTTTAGATTATGAAACTACCAATCCTTGGGTATTTTGGCCTGTTAGAATTTTACTAATTTTTATAATTTATCAAATAACCTTGCCTTTAGTTGGTTTTTGTTTTGGGCAATTTAAATTCTTTTGGATCTTTTTTACTAAAAAAATGTTAGTTCGCTTAGGCTTTAAACGTTTTAATGAAGATTAA
- a CDS encoding DUF937 domain-containing protein, with amino-acid sequence MSGILDLLNSDLGKTLISGASKQFGQDEGKTTSALSTALPLILGAMKNNASTPEGASGLLSALGNSKHSGGILDNLGSVLGGSGVDEDVLTDGAGILGHVFGGKEENVAQAVSKSSGIDLNSAMNILKVAGPLVMGALGKETRQQGVSDQNGIGNLLGGMLGGESSSQQSLVNQLLDADGDGSVIDDVAGMLLGGNSQKKSGLGGMLGGLFGK; translated from the coding sequence ATGTCAGGAATTTTAGATTTATTAAATAGCGACCTTGGTAAAACACTTATTAGCGGAGCTAGTAAACAATTTGGACAAGATGAAGGAAAAACTACAAGTGCATTAAGTACTGCATTGCCTTTAATTTTAGGTGCAATGAAAAACAATGCTTCTACTCCAGAGGGAGCTTCAGGATTATTAAGCGCATTAGGAAATAGCAAACACAGCGGAGGAATTTTAGATAACTTAGGAAGCGTATTAGGTGGTAGCGGAGTTGATGAAGATGTTCTTACAGATGGTGCTGGAATATTAGGACATGTATTTGGAGGTAAAGAAGAAAATGTAGCACAAGCTGTTAGTAAATCTAGTGGAATTGATTTAAATTCTGCTATGAATATATTAAAAGTAGCTGGACCTTTAGTTATGGGAGCTTTAGGTAAAGAAACTCGTCAACAAGGTGTTTCAGACCAAAATGGAATTGGAAATTTATTAGGTGGAATGCTAGGTGGAGAATCTAGTTCACAACAAAGTTTAGTTAATCAATTATTAGATGCTGATGGTGACGGAAGCGTTATAGATGATGTTGCTGGAATGCTTTTAGGTGGAAATAGCCAAAAGAAAAGTGGACTTGGTGGAATGCTAGGTGGTTTATTTGGAAAATAA
- a CDS encoding ABC transporter permease gives MFDLDRWREIFQSLNKNKLRTALSGFTIAFAILLFTLLFGVGNGLKHTFEEQFAGDSQNSIYINTGLTTKPYKGLQSGRRIQFRNDDSKFINEKFGDKIQFFSPNIQRNMQVIYKGEQSRYQVRGVYPDYQPLESSEIVDGRFLTYLDIERKSKVVAIGRLVEKDLFGNLSAIGKNINMEGISYKVVGVFKDPGGDNDERYIYAPFSTFQGMYKPNDEIDYIGMTFSPDLNVDQALAFSNLLTKVLKEKHSVDPRDQGAIRVRNYAEGTKNVQQFMGVLNVIILFIGIGTLVAGVIGISNIMVYIVKERTKELGIRKALGATPASIVSMIMLESIFVTAIAGYSGLMLGVFSLKALGDTLEKYFILNPSVETYVVVGATVVLVIAGTIAGYIPAKRAASIKPIVALNDE, from the coding sequence ATGTTCGATTTAGATCGTTGGAGAGAAATTTTCCAGTCCTTAAATAAAAACAAACTTAGAACAGCATTGTCTGGTTTTACCATAGCATTTGCTATTTTGTTATTTACACTATTGTTTGGAGTAGGTAATGGATTAAAACACACATTTGAAGAACAATTTGCAGGAGATTCTCAAAACTCAATATACATTAATACCGGTTTAACAACAAAACCATATAAAGGTTTGCAGAGTGGAAGAAGAATTCAGTTTAGAAATGACGATTCTAAATTTATAAATGAAAAATTTGGAGATAAAATTCAATTCTTTAGTCCAAATATTCAAAGGAATATGCAAGTAATTTATAAAGGTGAACAAAGTAGATACCAAGTAAGAGGTGTTTATCCAGATTATCAACCTTTAGAATCTTCAGAAATAGTAGATGGTAGGTTTTTAACATATTTAGATATTGAAAGAAAATCTAAAGTTGTTGCTATTGGTAGACTTGTTGAAAAAGATTTGTTTGGTAATTTAAGCGCCATCGGAAAAAATATTAATATGGAAGGTATTTCATATAAAGTTGTTGGTGTTTTTAAAGATCCTGGAGGAGATAATGATGAACGCTATATTTATGCTCCTTTTTCAACGTTTCAAGGTATGTACAAGCCAAACGATGAAATAGATTATATTGGAATGACTTTTAGTCCAGATTTAAATGTAGATCAGGCGTTGGCATTTAGTAATTTATTAACTAAAGTGCTAAAAGAAAAACATAGTGTAGATCCTAGAGACCAAGGTGCAATTAGAGTTCGAAATTATGCAGAAGGAACAAAAAACGTACAACAATTTATGGGCGTTTTAAATGTAATAATTCTATTTATTGGAATTGGTACTTTGGTTGCTGGCGTAATAGGTATAAGTAATATAATGGTATATATTGTTAAAGAACGTACTAAAGAACTAGGTATTAGAAAAGCTTTAGGAGCAACACCAGCTTCTATTGTAAGTATGATTATGCTAGAATCTATATTTGTAACTGCTATTGCTGGTTATTCTGGACTTATGTTAGGTGTATTTTCTTTAAAAGCTTTAGGAGATACTCTAGAAAAGTACTTTATTTTAAATCCTAGTGTAGAAACTTATGTAGTAGTTGGAGCAACTGTTGTACTAGTTATTGCAGGTACTATTGCAGGTTATATTCCTGCTAAAAGAGCAGCAAGTATAAAACCAATTGTAGCATTAAACGACGAATAA
- a CDS encoding thiol-disulfide oxidoreductase DCC family protein, which produces MDNTEKNSIILFDGVCNLCNASVNFIIKHDKKEHFKFASLQSDAAKELLLQYNSKKINMDSIILIENNNFYEKSTAALKISKKLNNGFSLLYLFIIIHPFIRDWVYNYIAKNRYKWFGKKENCMIPTPELKNRFIK; this is translated from the coding sequence GTGGACAATACAGAAAAAAACTCAATAATACTTTTTGATGGTGTTTGTAACCTTTGCAATGCATCGGTTAATTTTATTATAAAACACGATAAAAAAGAACATTTTAAGTTTGCTTCTCTTCAATCAGACGCTGCAAAGGAATTATTGTTACAATACAATTCAAAAAAAATTAATATGGACTCAATAATTCTTATAGAAAACAATAATTTTTATGAAAAATCTACAGCAGCTTTAAAAATTTCAAAAAAATTAAACAATGGTTTTAGTTTATTATACCTTTTTATAATAATCCATCCTTTTATAAGAGATTGGGTTTATAATTATATTGCTAAAAATAGGTACAAATGGTTTGGAAAAAAAGAAAATTGTATGATTCCTACTCCCGAATTAAAAAATCGATTTATAAAATAA
- a CDS encoding efflux RND transporter periplasmic adaptor subunit: MKKTLIFGGIAAALIAVLLWFGAKNSQSPIQYETETPFITNIVKKTVATGKVVPLEEAEIKPKVSGIIEEIFVEEGAEVAVGDLIATIRVVPNVQSLNSAQGSVKTAQLRFDNAKTNYDRVKGLFEKGVKARSEFEAAELSYNSAQQDLRNAKDNLQIIKKGSAAGMGQTANTNVKAEISGTILEIPVRKGNQVIESNTFNAGTTIATIADMTKMIFEGQVDEAEVGKIKNGTVLEISLGAIENKKYPAKLNFIAPKGNEENGAVQFKIKGDVTLDDEFFVRAGYSANADIVLDKKDSVLSIKEALLQFDKKTETPYVEVKIGDQEFEKRDVELGISDGINVEVLSGVTIEDEIKIWNKTSKKEDEEDSNN, from the coding sequence ATGAAAAAAACATTAATTTTTGGAGGAATAGCAGCAGCGCTTATAGCAGTTTTACTTTGGTTTGGGGCAAAAAATAGCCAATCTCCAATTCAATATGAAACAGAAACACCTTTTATAACAAATATTGTTAAAAAAACTGTTGCAACAGGTAAAGTTGTACCTTTAGAAGAAGCTGAAATAAAACCAAAAGTATCTGGTATTATTGAAGAAATTTTTGTTGAAGAAGGAGCTGAAGTTGCCGTAGGAGATTTAATTGCAACTATTAGAGTTGTGCCAAATGTACAAAGTTTAAACAGTGCGCAAGGAAGCGTTAAAACAGCTCAGTTACGTTTTGATAATGCAAAAACCAATTACGATAGAGTTAAAGGTTTATTTGAAAAAGGTGTAAAAGCACGTTCAGAATTTGAAGCTGCAGAATTAAGCTATAACAGTGCGCAACAAGATTTAAGAAATGCTAAAGACAATCTTCAAATTATTAAAAAAGGTTCAGCTGCTGGTATGGGACAAACTGCCAATACAAATGTGAAAGCTGAAATTTCTGGTACAATTTTAGAAATTCCAGTGCGTAAAGGAAACCAAGTTATAGAAAGTAATACTTTTAATGCTGGTACTACAATTGCTACCATAGCAGATATGACTAAAATGATTTTTGAAGGTCAAGTTGATGAAGCTGAAGTTGGTAAAATTAAAAACGGAACAGTTTTAGAAATTTCTTTAGGTGCTATTGAGAATAAGAAATATCCAGCAAAATTAAATTTTATTGCACCAAAAGGTAATGAAGAAAACGGAGCAGTTCAGTTTAAAATAAAAGGAGATGTAACCTTGGATGATGAATTTTTTGTAAGAGCAGGTTATAGTGCAAATGCAGATATAGTTTTAGACAAAAAAGATAGTGTACTTTCTATTAAAGAAGCACTATTACAATTCGATAAAAAAACAGAAACTCCTTATGTTGAAGTAAAAATAGGAGATCAAGAATTTGAAAAACGTGATGTAGAACTTGGAATTTCTGATGGAATTAATGTTGAAGTTTTATCTGGTGTAACCATAGAAGACGAAATAAAAATATGGAATAAAACATCTAAAAAAGAAGATGAAGAAGATTCTAATAACTAA
- a CDS encoding ABC transporter permease, whose translation MKFLFDSDTWQEIFSSIRKNKMRTGITIIGVMWGIFLLVVLLGAAKGVENNFNKLFGTFATNSVFIWAQQTSKPFKGFQEGKSLTLKMSDLENIKNEIEGLEFVVPRHQTQALAINNFKSGTFGVFGDFPELDNVQKKDLVYGRFINDNDINEKRKVCVIEEEIYKQLFDKDVYPIGTYIKINNINYKVVGMYKEGQIGGGGPQGNIHIPFTTYQQVYNQGDNVGWMMVTGKPEYDITQIEADVKLLLRNLHKVHPEDERAFGSFNLGEMVKQVTGFLTGMQFLTWFVGIATLIAGVFAIGNILLITVKERTNEIGIRRALGAKPWEIKRQIILESVFLTSIAGALGIIFGGLVLMLIDATIGSGPEAVLNNPTVDIPVVIIAAITLVILGTLIGMIPAQTAVSIRPIEALREE comes from the coding sequence ATGAAATTTTTATTTGATTCAGATACCTGGCAAGAAATATTTAGCAGTATACGTAAAAATAAAATGCGTACTGGTATTACTATTATTGGAGTAATGTGGGGAATATTTTTATTAGTTGTGCTATTAGGTGCTGCAAAAGGTGTAGAAAACAATTTTAATAAATTATTTGGAACCTTTGCTACAAATAGTGTTTTTATTTGGGCGCAACAAACTAGTAAACCTTTTAAAGGATTTCAAGAAGGAAAATCACTAACATTAAAAATGTCTGATTTAGAAAATATTAAAAATGAAATTGAAGGTTTAGAATTTGTTGTACCGCGTCATCAAACGCAAGCATTGGCAATTAATAATTTTAAATCTGGAACCTTTGGTGTTTTTGGTGACTTTCCAGAATTAGATAATGTGCAAAAGAAAGATTTAGTTTATGGTAGATTTATAAACGATAACGATATTAATGAAAAAAGAAAAGTATGCGTTATTGAAGAAGAAATTTACAAACAACTTTTTGATAAAGATGTCTACCCAATTGGTACGTACATTAAAATTAACAACATAAATTATAAAGTTGTTGGTATGTATAAAGAAGGTCAAATTGGAGGAGGAGGACCACAAGGTAATATTCACATACCATTTACTACATACCAGCAAGTATATAACCAAGGAGATAATGTTGGTTGGATGATGGTTACAGGTAAACCAGAATACGATATTACACAAATAGAAGCAGATGTAAAACTACTTTTAAGAAACTTACATAAAGTACATCCAGAGGATGAAAGAGCTTTTGGTAGTTTTAATTTAGGAGAAATGGTTAAACAGGTAACAGGTTTTTTAACAGGAATGCAGTTTTTAACTTGGTTTGTAGGTATAGCAACTTTAATTGCAGGGGTTTTTGCCATTGGTAATATACTTTTAATAACAGTAAAAGAAAGAACTAATGAAATTGGAATTAGACGTGCATTAGGAGCTAAACCGTGGGAAATAAAAAGACAAATTATTTTAGAATCGGTCTTTTTAACCAGTATTGCAGGAGCTTTAGGAATTATTTTTGGAGGCTTGGTTTTAATGTTAATTGATGCAACTATAGGAAGTGGACCAGAAGCGGTTTTAAATAACCCAACTGTAGATATTCCAGTAGTAATAATTGCAGCAATTACATTAGTTATTTTAGGAACATTAATTGGGATGATTCCAGCACAAACAGCAGTTAGTATAAGACCAATAGAAGCATTAAGAGAAGAGTAA
- a CDS encoding Gfo/Idh/MocA family protein has translation MLKAGVLGAGHLGKIHLKLLNQSEKYELVGFYDPIEENAQKVSEEFGYKKFNSVQELIEAVDVVDIVTPTLSHFDCAKEAIEKNKHIFIEKPITKTIEEAEAILNLVSKHNVKGQVGHVERFNPAFTAVKNSIVNPMFIETHRLAEFNPRGTDVPVVLDLMIHDIDIILSVVKSKVKSVHASGVSVISDTPDIANARIEFENGCVANLTASRISLKNMRKSRFFQKDAYIAVDFFEKATEVVKMKDAPKTPGDFDMILQNAEGVKKQIYFENPTVAANNAILDELETFADAIVNNTTPIVTLEQGTEALRVAHLIINDF, from the coding sequence ATGCTAAAAGCAGGAGTTTTAGGAGCCGGTCATTTAGGCAAGATTCACTTAAAGTTATTAAATCAATCAGAAAAATATGAGTTAGTTGGATTTTATGATCCAATTGAAGAAAATGCACAAAAAGTTTCAGAAGAATTTGGGTATAAAAAATTCAACTCTGTTCAAGAATTAATTGAAGCTGTTGATGTAGTTGATATTGTAACACCAACACTTTCACATTTCGATTGTGCCAAAGAAGCTATTGAAAAAAATAAACATATTTTTATTGAAAAACCTATTACAAAAACAATTGAAGAAGCTGAAGCTATTTTAAATTTAGTTAGTAAACATAATGTAAAAGGTCAAGTTGGACATGTAGAACGTTTTAATCCTGCATTTACAGCGGTTAAAAATTCAATTGTAAATCCAATGTTTATTGAAACTCATAGGTTGGCCGAATTTAACCCAAGAGGTACAGATGTACCAGTTGTATTAGACTTAATGATTCATGATATTGATATTATATTAAGTGTTGTAAAATCAAAAGTAAAAAGTGTACATGCTAGCGGAGTTTCCGTAATTAGTGATACGCCAGATATTGCAAATGCACGTATAGAATTTGAAAATGGTTGCGTAGCTAATTTAACAGCTAGTAGAATTTCATTAAAAAATATGCGTAAATCACGTTTTTTTCAAAAAGATGCATATATTGCTGTTGACTTTTTTGAAAAAGCCACTGAAGTAGTAAAAATGAAAGATGCTCCAAAAACACCTGGAGATTTTGATATGATTTTACAAAATGCAGAAGGAGTAAAAAAACAAATCTATTTTGAAAACCCTACAGTTGCTGCAAATAATGCTATTTTAGATGAATTAGAAACTTTTGCCGATGCCATTGTAAATAATACAACACCAATAGTTACTTTAGAACAAGGTACAGAAGCATTACGTGTTGCACATTTAATTATAAACGATTTTTAA
- a CDS encoding ABC transporter ATP-binding protein, producing MIRIEKLHKSYPIGKDSLHVLKGLDLHIKEGEFVSIMGSSGSGKSTLLNIVGLLDTHDEGNYYLNGQKIENLNEKKAAVLRNKFLGFIFQSFNLITYKTALENVALPLYYQGIARKERLEIAMHYLDKVGLKEWATHLPSELSGGQKQRVAIARALATKPKVVLADEPTGALDSSTSNSVMEMLKEINKEGMTVFVITHEEEIAEQTDRIVRLKDGVIISDERTNKKVTA from the coding sequence ATGATTAGAATTGAAAAATTACATAAATCCTATCCAATAGGGAAGGATTCACTTCATGTATTAAAAGGATTAGATTTACATATTAAAGAAGGTGAATTTGTATCTATTATGGGTTCATCAGGCTCAGGAAAATCTACCTTATTAAATATTGTTGGGTTATTAGATACACATGACGAGGGTAACTATTATTTAAATGGACAAAAAATTGAAAATTTAAATGAAAAGAAAGCTGCGGTTTTAAGAAATAAGTTTTTAGGTTTTATTTTTCAATCATTTAATCTAATAACCTATAAAACGGCATTAGAAAATGTTGCATTGCCTTTATATTATCAAGGTATCGCTAGAAAAGAACGTCTTGAAATTGCCATGCATTATTTAGACAAAGTTGGGCTTAAAGAATGGGCTACACATTTACCTAGTGAATTATCTGGAGGGCAAAAACAACGTGTTGCCATTGCAAGAGCCTTAGCAACCAAACCAAAAGTTGTTTTAGCTGATGAGCCTACCGGAGCATTAGATTCTTCAACATCTAATTCTGTAATGGAAATGCTAAAAGAAATTAATAAAGAGGGAATGACGGTTTTTGTTATTACACACGAAGAAGAAATTGCAGAACAAACAGATAGAATTGTACGCTTAAAAGATGGCGTTATTATAAGTGATGAAAGAACCAATAAAAAAGTAACTGCTTAA
- a CDS encoding NAD(P)-binding domain-containing protein, with product MNKSVSILGCGWLGKPLAVKLISEGYTVKGSTTTKEKFTDFNALEIQPFLISLETISTTIKEFLTSEILIVALPSKNIECFKNLVEFIEKSTIKKVLFISSTSVYVANNKIVTEDSPLQDVPLVSIENLFKENIFFKTTIVRFAGLFGYERKPGNFFKNGRIIPNPDGFVNMIHQDDCVLILEKIIKNNFWSLVLNGCADTHPKRRDYYIKTKAAINNELPIFAETENSVFKIISNKKLKAVLNYKFKYGNLMDINYENFDS from the coding sequence TTGAATAAATCAGTAAGTATATTAGGATGTGGTTGGTTAGGGAAACCTTTAGCGGTTAAGTTAATCTCAGAAGGATATACTGTTAAAGGTTCTACAACTACAAAAGAAAAGTTTACTGATTTTAATGCTTTAGAAATTCAACCTTTTTTAATTTCATTAGAAACTATTTCAACAACAATTAAAGAGTTTTTAACTTCAGAAATTCTTATTGTTGCCTTGCCTTCAAAAAATATAGAATGTTTTAAAAATTTAGTGGAATTTATAGAAAAATCTACTATTAAAAAGGTATTATTTATTAGTTCAACTTCGGTTTATGTAGCCAATAATAAGATTGTAACAGAAGATTCTCCATTACAAGACGTACCTTTAGTTAGTATTGAAAATCTTTTTAAAGAAAACATCTTTTTTAAAACAACAATAGTCCGTTTTGCAGGTTTGTTTGGATATGAAAGAAAACCAGGAAACTTTTTTAAAAATGGACGTATAATTCCAAATCCTGATGGTTTTGTGAATATGATACATCAAGACGATTGTGTTTTAATTTTAGAAAAAATAATAAAAAATAATTTTTGGAGTCTTGTACTAAATGGTTGTGCAGATACGCATCCTAAAAGACGAGACTATTATATTAAAACAAAAGCAGCTATAAATAATGAACTTCCAATTTTTGCAGAAACAGAAAACAGTGTTTTTAAAATTATTTCAAATAAAAAATTAAAAGCTGTTTTAAATTACAAATTTAAGTATGGTAATTTAATGGATATTAATTATGAAAATTTTGATAGTTAA